A section of the Gloeobacter violaceus PCC 7421 genome encodes:
- a CDS encoding ABC transporter permease encodes MLNFILRRLLFAIPVLLVVVTISFFLVRLAPGGPFMEERAYPPAVIEKLNAKYGLDKPLHEQYFNYMQRVVLHFDLGPSTRYLDRTVGDVIAQGLPNSMILGGTAYLTALVLGMGAGIVAALRQNSGVDYGAMAAAVLGVSVPNFVLGPLLVIVLSLTLYWLPPARWGDLSHLILPALTLSALYTAYIARLTRSGLVEVLRSDYIRTARAKGLRESVVLLRHALRGSILPVVSYSGPALAFLLGGTIVVEKLFLIPGLGNFFIEAANARDSFIVVGVTLVVATLLIVLNLVVDIVYALIDPRIAYK; translated from the coding sequence ATGCTGAACTTTATTCTCCGACGCCTACTGTTTGCGATCCCCGTGCTGCTTGTCGTGGTCACGATCAGCTTCTTTCTGGTGCGGCTCGCTCCCGGCGGTCCGTTCATGGAGGAGCGCGCCTACCCGCCCGCGGTGATCGAAAAGCTCAACGCCAAGTACGGTCTGGATAAACCTCTGCACGAACAGTACTTCAACTACATGCAGCGGGTGGTGTTGCATTTTGATCTGGGTCCTTCGACACGCTACCTCGATCGCACCGTGGGCGACGTGATCGCCCAGGGGCTTCCCAACTCGATGATTCTGGGGGGAACCGCCTACCTGACGGCCCTGGTGCTGGGCATGGGGGCCGGGATCGTCGCCGCATTGCGCCAGAACTCCGGGGTGGACTACGGGGCGATGGCCGCGGCGGTGCTGGGGGTATCGGTTCCCAACTTCGTGCTCGGACCGCTGCTGGTCATTGTGCTCTCCCTCACGCTCTACTGGCTGCCCCCGGCGCGCTGGGGGGATCTCTCGCACCTGATTTTGCCCGCTCTCACCCTCAGTGCCCTCTACACCGCCTACATCGCCCGCCTCACCCGCAGCGGTCTGGTGGAAGTGCTCCGCTCCGACTACATCCGCACCGCCCGCGCCAAGGGCCTGCGCGAGAGCGTCGTGCTGTTGCGCCACGCCCTGCGGGGCAGTATTCTGCCGGTGGTTTCCTACTCGGGACCGGCCCTCGCCTTTTTGCTGGGCGGCACAATTGTTGTGGAAAAACTTTTTTTGATCCCCGGCTTGGGTAACTTCTTTATCGAAGCCGCCAACGCCCGCGACAGCTTCATCGTCGTCGGAGTGACGCTGGTGGTCGCCACCTTGCTCATCGTCCTCAACCTGGTGGTCGATATCGTCTACGCCCTCATCGATCCACGCATCGCCTATAAATAA
- a CDS encoding YihY/virulence factor BrkB family protein: protein MTNPQPAPLPLWQKGLDLLKETGQEWSNDKVPRLAAALAYYTFFSLAPLLVVVIAVAGFFLGPDAVRGQLDNQIAGLVGQQSASAIQELVKSAYHPASGFTATAIALGAILFGVSGLFGELQDALNTIWGVAPKPDRSWVEVVKQRFVSFSMVFGIAFLMLVSLVVSAVVSAVTGYFGALLPMPGFVPGLVDVLVSVAITTLLFAMIYKVLPDVKIAWQDVAIGAAMTAILFVLGKSLIGLYLGQSSFGSSYGAAGSLVVVLVWVYYTVQILFFGAEFTKVFAKKYGSQIVPSDNAMPIEQSVLARQGIGPSQYSQAVEAPAEPAALPALQAVGAEARLGPDARHSAGRPEPTNPLKRAAAFVLSFLVLTRLRK, encoded by the coding sequence ATGACCAACCCGCAGCCCGCCCCCTTGCCCCTCTGGCAGAAAGGGCTCGACTTACTCAAAGAAACCGGCCAGGAGTGGTCGAATGACAAGGTGCCGCGTCTGGCGGCAGCCCTTGCATACTACACATTCTTTTCGCTGGCACCGCTGTTGGTGGTGGTGATCGCCGTCGCCGGGTTTTTTCTGGGTCCAGATGCGGTGCGCGGTCAGCTCGACAACCAGATTGCCGGTCTGGTAGGCCAGCAGAGCGCGTCGGCCATCCAGGAACTGGTCAAAAGCGCCTACCATCCCGCCTCGGGGTTCACCGCCACCGCCATCGCCCTTGGCGCCATCCTCTTCGGCGTCTCGGGGCTGTTCGGCGAGTTGCAAGACGCCCTCAACACTATCTGGGGCGTGGCGCCCAAGCCCGACCGCAGCTGGGTGGAGGTGGTCAAGCAGCGCTTCGTCTCCTTTTCGATGGTCTTCGGGATCGCTTTTTTGATGTTGGTGTCGCTGGTCGTCAGCGCCGTCGTCAGTGCCGTCACCGGCTACTTCGGCGCCTTGCTGCCGATGCCCGGCTTCGTGCCGGGATTGGTGGACGTGCTGGTTTCAGTTGCGATCACGACGCTCTTATTCGCGATGATTTACAAGGTGCTCCCGGATGTCAAAATTGCCTGGCAGGACGTCGCCATTGGTGCTGCGATGACGGCGATCCTGTTCGTACTGGGCAAGTCGCTCATCGGGCTTTACCTGGGCCAGAGCAGCTTCGGCTCCAGCTACGGGGCGGCGGGCTCGCTGGTGGTCGTGCTGGTGTGGGTCTATTACACAGTCCAAATTCTTTTTTTCGGGGCCGAATTTACCAAGGTCTTTGCCAAGAAGTACGGCTCGCAGATTGTACCTTCCGACAATGCCATGCCCATCGAGCAAAGCGTGCTCGCCCGCCAGGGCATCGGCCCGAGCCAGTACTCCCAGGCAGTCGAAGCGCCCGCCGAGCCGGCGGCCCTGCCTGCTTTGCAGGCCGTCGGTGCTGAGGCGAGGCTCGGCCCAGACGCACGACATTCTGCAGGCCGACCGGAACCTACCAACCCACTCAAGCGTGCTGCCGCGTTCGTCTTAAGCTTCCTCGTGCTCACAAGGCTTCGGAAATAG
- a CDS encoding PD-(D/E)XK nuclease family protein yields MSLPLSASRLVRYATCPRAYAWKYRYHYPEPGGGGRRQRLGILLHATLGRFWQDWLGRRGDRSLGHLERLWRQGGGELEKPEQTSGWHALESYYLQEVRRPEPPRPFASEGRLRHSLVLDRVDVQFESRYDLLLWGEPDRRGVAGIDLVEFKTARQVRSLSQLEADLQLSCYILGIGAQYGQALRTVSHYYLLSGEKLTFAVQPHHQRYALEKAQRLVANLLDGGDWEPKPGSHCRRCGYRSQCDLSNPRQLPPESAGYARPEQPLVLTLF; encoded by the coding sequence ATGAGTCTGCCGCTATCCGCCTCGCGCCTGGTCCGCTACGCCACCTGCCCGCGCGCCTACGCCTGGAAGTACCGCTATCACTATCCGGAACCCGGTGGCGGCGGTCGGCGGCAGCGGCTGGGCATTTTGCTGCACGCGACACTGGGTCGCTTCTGGCAGGACTGGCTGGGGCGGCGGGGGGATCGGTCGCTGGGTCACCTGGAGCGGTTGTGGCGCCAGGGGGGCGGCGAGTTGGAGAAGCCGGAGCAGACGAGCGGCTGGCATGCCCTCGAAAGTTATTACCTGCAGGAAGTGCGCCGGCCGGAACCGCCCAGGCCCTTTGCCAGCGAAGGTCGGCTGCGCCACAGCCTGGTGCTCGATCGGGTGGATGTGCAGTTCGAATCGCGCTACGACCTGCTTTTGTGGGGCGAGCCCGACCGCCGAGGGGTAGCGGGTATCGATCTGGTGGAATTCAAGACTGCCCGCCAAGTACGCTCGCTGAGCCAGTTGGAGGCGGATTTGCAGCTGTCGTGCTACATCCTGGGCATCGGCGCCCAGTACGGACAGGCGTTGCGCACGGTGAGCCATTACTACTTGTTGAGCGGCGAGAAGCTCACTTTTGCCGTCCAGCCCCATCACCAGCGCTACGCCCTGGAGAAGGCCCAGCGGCTGGTGGCCAATTTATTGGACGGCGGCGACTGGGAGCCCAAACCCGGCAGCCACTGTCGGCGCTGCGGCTACCGATCCCAGTGCGATCTGTCCAATCCACGCCAGTTGCCCCCTGAAAGTGCCGGCTACGCCCGGCCGGAGCAACCGCTGGTGCTGACGTTGTTCTGA
- a CDS encoding ABC transporter ATP-binding protein produces MRPVPENVSSLIAVRDVKVHFPLDSVGSLGRLLGRPPARVVKAIDGVTLDIQPGETLGLVGESGCGKSTLGRAILQLVRPTAGRIFFKGTELTGLNARQLQQMRRRMQMVFQDPYASLNPRMTVGDIIAEPIEIFEPLRGEALRRRVQELMRTVGLNPAFVKRYPHEFSGGQRQRIGIARALAVGPEFIVADEPIAALDVSIQAQILNLLSQLRRDFGLTTLFISHDLRAVRHISDRVAVMYLGKLVEVADSREIYRRPLHPYTQALISAVPVPDPAVEKTRRRIVLTGDVPSPINPPVGCRFHTRCPYAQERCRAEEPPLVDTGGGHQAACFLLEEVSSGGAARDSAA; encoded by the coding sequence GTGAGACCCGTGCCTGAAAACGTCTCTTCGCTGATTGCCGTGCGCGATGTGAAAGTCCACTTTCCCCTGGATTCGGTGGGCTCCCTGGGGCGGCTGTTGGGCCGCCCCCCCGCGCGGGTGGTCAAGGCGATCGACGGCGTGACGCTCGACATCCAGCCGGGGGAGACGCTGGGTCTGGTGGGCGAATCCGGGTGCGGCAAATCGACCCTCGGCCGGGCCATCTTGCAACTGGTGCGCCCCACGGCGGGCCGCATTTTCTTTAAAGGCACCGAGCTGACCGGCTTGAATGCCCGCCAGCTGCAGCAAATGCGCCGCCGGATGCAGATGGTCTTTCAAGATCCCTACGCCTCGCTCAACCCGCGCATGACCGTGGGGGACATCATCGCCGAACCCATCGAGATCTTCGAGCCCCTGCGCGGCGAAGCGCTCCGGCGGCGGGTGCAGGAATTGATGCGCACCGTTGGTCTCAACCCCGCTTTTGTCAAGCGTTATCCCCACGAATTTTCGGGCGGTCAGCGCCAGCGCATCGGCATCGCCCGCGCCCTGGCGGTGGGACCGGAATTTATCGTGGCGGACGAACCCATCGCCGCCCTGGACGTCTCCATCCAGGCACAAATTCTCAATTTGCTGAGCCAGTTGCGCCGCGACTTTGGCCTGACGACCCTGTTTATTTCCCACGACCTGCGGGCGGTGCGCCACATCAGCGATCGGGTGGCGGTGATGTACCTGGGCAAGCTGGTGGAGGTGGCCGACAGCCGCGAAATCTACCGCCGCCCTTTGCACCCCTACACCCAGGCGCTCATCTCGGCTGTGCCCGTTCCCGATCCGGCCGTCGAGAAAACCCGTCGGCGCATTGTGCTCACAGGCGATGTGCCCAGCCCGATCAACCCGCCCGTCGGCTGCCGCTTCCACACCCGCTGCCCCTACGCCCAGGAGCGCTGCCGCGCCGAGGAGCCGCCCCTCGTCGATACGGGCGGTGGCCATCAGGCCGCCTGTTTTCTGCTGGAGGAGGTTTCCTCGGGCGGTGCCGCGCGCGATTCGGCTGCGTAG
- a CDS encoding peptide ABC transporter substrate-binding protein: MNAKRSKFLLVLAALALAGCTSTDAGPLFFGKLVPPTDNVLRVGNGAEPRSFDPHKSSGIPESHIFDNVHEGLTGYDPRTLAPRPAMARHWQADASAGVWTFTLRQDGRFSDGTPITARDFVWTWRRIATPDTASPYASFMYYVKNGQAVAEGKLPPEKLGVSAVDEYTLRVEMEKPTAFFAKMTPHYAFTVLPRHAIEKYGDLWTRPKNFVGSGPFVIAEAVPYSQVVLKKNPLYWDSGRVRLDKVVLIPAQEESQNANLYRAGEIDVVFSNYLPAPFIRKLRTYRDFQGGAQFTNYYYSLNVKRGPLKDVRVRRALNLALDKKAIAERFVGRGEKPAATFVPPGVPGYVPPPGPGYDPETARRLLAEAGYPGGKGFPVLTLYYNTQENHRTVAQAAQRMWKEQLGIRINLQNEEWQTFQARRERRDFDVARDSWVGDYIDPSTYLDLLSRDTLQNHPGWVDPKYTRLMNQANAEPDEQKRNCLLREAEAYLIDQMPVIPVYFYALAYMKKPWVAGWYPNLLDQHPFKYVSIDRDWPQRRLARQP, translated from the coding sequence GTGAACGCCAAACGCTCTAAATTCCTGCTCGTCCTCGCAGCACTCGCCCTGGCCGGCTGCACCTCCACCGACGCCGGGCCGCTGTTTTTCGGCAAGCTCGTGCCCCCCACCGATAACGTGTTGCGGGTGGGCAACGGCGCCGAACCGCGCTCGTTCGATCCGCACAAATCCTCCGGCATCCCCGAATCGCACATCTTCGACAACGTCCACGAGGGCCTCACCGGCTACGATCCGCGCACCCTGGCGCCGCGGCCGGCCATGGCACGGCACTGGCAGGCCGATGCGAGCGCCGGGGTCTGGACGTTTACCCTGCGACAGGACGGCCGCTTCAGCGACGGCACTCCGATTACCGCCCGCGACTTTGTCTGGACCTGGCGGCGGATCGCCACCCCGGACACCGCCTCGCCCTACGCGAGCTTTATGTACTACGTCAAAAACGGCCAGGCGGTGGCAGAAGGCAAGCTGCCGCCTGAAAAGCTCGGGGTGAGCGCCGTGGACGAGTACACACTGCGCGTCGAGATGGAGAAGCCCACGGCTTTTTTCGCCAAGATGACGCCCCACTACGCCTTTACTGTCCTGCCGCGCCACGCAATCGAAAAGTACGGCGATCTCTGGACGCGCCCGAAAAACTTTGTCGGCAGCGGACCATTTGTGATCGCCGAGGCAGTGCCCTACAGCCAGGTGGTGCTCAAGAAAAATCCCCTCTACTGGGATAGCGGCCGAGTCAGGCTCGACAAAGTGGTGCTGATCCCCGCCCAGGAGGAGTCTCAGAACGCCAATCTCTACCGCGCCGGTGAGATCGACGTGGTCTTCAGCAACTATCTGCCGGCACCGTTCATCCGCAAACTGCGCACTTACCGGGACTTTCAAGGCGGAGCCCAATTCACCAATTACTACTACAGCCTCAACGTCAAGCGCGGTCCGCTCAAGGACGTGCGGGTGCGCCGCGCCCTCAATCTGGCTCTTGACAAAAAAGCGATTGCCGAGCGCTTCGTCGGGCGCGGCGAGAAACCGGCCGCGACCTTTGTTCCCCCCGGCGTACCGGGCTACGTCCCGCCCCCCGGCCCCGGCTACGACCCCGAAACGGCACGCCGTCTGCTTGCCGAGGCGGGCTATCCGGGCGGCAAAGGATTTCCGGTCCTCACGCTCTACTACAACACCCAGGAGAACCACCGCACGGTGGCCCAGGCCGCCCAGCGGATGTGGAAGGAACAATTGGGCATCCGCATCAATCTGCAAAACGAAGAGTGGCAGACCTTCCAGGCCCGCCGCGAGCGGCGCGACTTCGATGTGGCCCGCGACTCGTGGGTGGGCGATTACATCGACCCGAGCACGTATCTCGACTTGTTGTCCCGCGATACCCTCCAGAACCACCCCGGCTGGGTGGACCCGAAGTACACCCGCCTGATGAACCAGGCGAACGCCGAACCGGACGAACAAAAGCGCAACTGCCTGCTGCGAGAAGCCGAAGCCTACCTGATTGACCAGATGCCCGTGATCCCCGTGTATTTCTACGCCCTGGCTTATATGAAAAAGCCCTGGGTGGCAGGCTGGTACCCCAACTTGCTCGATCAGCACCCCTTCAAGTACGTTTCGATTGACCGCGACTGGCCCCAGCGCCGCCTTGCCCGCCAACCCTAG
- a CDS encoding Uma2 family endonuclease has product MYQPQVSADVIWPPTDLWSDEPPMESDWHRKQMQLLIDALEGHWCDRQDFYCSGNLTIYYSLTQRKSEDFRGPDFFVVLGCERRERRSWTVWEEGGRLPNVIAEILSDSTAEVDRGLKKQIYQDVLRVPEYFWFDPQSGELCGFHLVEGRYVPLEVDEQGRLWSAQLGLYFGVYEGRLRLVTGEGEVIPTPTERAQQERERAEQERERAEVAERQAQSESLRAEQERQRAEQAEAQAQRLAERLRSLGVDPQT; this is encoded by the coding sequence ATGTACCAGCCGCAAGTGTCGGCGGACGTTATTTGGCCGCCCACCGACCTGTGGAGCGACGAGCCGCCGATGGAATCCGATTGGCACCGCAAGCAGATGCAACTGCTCATCGACGCGCTCGAAGGCCACTGGTGCGACCGGCAGGACTTTTATTGCTCCGGCAACCTGACGATCTACTACAGCCTCACCCAGCGCAAGTCCGAGGATTTTCGGGGGCCGGACTTTTTCGTGGTGCTCGGTTGCGAACGTCGGGAGCGGCGCAGCTGGACGGTGTGGGAAGAAGGCGGCCGACTGCCCAATGTGATTGCAGAAATCTTGTCGGACTCGACCGCGGAGGTCGATCGGGGGCTCAAAAAACAGATTTACCAGGACGTGCTGCGGGTGCCGGAGTATTTTTGGTTCGACCCGCAGAGTGGCGAGCTGTGCGGTTTTCACCTGGTCGAAGGCCGGTACGTGCCGCTGGAGGTGGACGAGCAGGGTCGGCTGTGGAGCGCGCAGCTGGGGTTGTACTTCGGGGTGTACGAGGGTCGTTTGCGGCTCGTCACCGGCGAAGGGGAGGTGATCCCGACCCCGACGGAACGGGCGCAGCAGGAGCGAGAGCGCGCCGAGCAGGAGCGAGAGCGTGCCGAAGTGGCCGAGCGACAAGCACAGAGCGAAAGCTTACGCGCCGAGCAAGAAAGGCAGCGCGCCGAGCAGGCTGAAGCGCAAGCGCAACGCCTGGCAGAGCGCTTGCGCTCTCTGGGTGTCGATCCGCAGACCTGA
- a CDS encoding cyanophycinase — translation MVQPLPTIDAHTRALNQGSPLIIIGGAEDKEREKSILKAFLARAGGSEARLLLVPSASSMPEILAEVYRLLFVQLGAASVEVLNITNRFEAELDENVARLHNSTGLFMTGGDQVRLCKLVAGTALARAMQQASTAGRLVIAGTSAGASAMGECMIARGYSGEPPKRNIVELSEGLGLLKDVIVDQHFHNRNRLPRLMTAVASQPHCIGIGIDENTAVVLHGDGILEVIGEGTVTVVDGSELVYNTINDIQSYQPLSVGNFRIAVMAQGLRYNLRERQTL, via the coding sequence TTGGTTCAGCCGTTGCCGACGATCGATGCGCACACGCGTGCCCTCAACCAGGGCAGCCCACTGATCATTATCGGTGGCGCCGAGGACAAAGAGCGCGAAAAAAGTATTCTCAAGGCCTTTCTGGCCCGGGCCGGCGGCTCCGAGGCGAGGTTACTCCTCGTGCCGAGCGCTTCGAGCATGCCGGAAATTCTGGCGGAGGTCTACCGGTTGCTGTTTGTGCAGTTGGGGGCGGCTTCGGTGGAGGTGCTCAACATCACCAACCGCTTCGAAGCCGAACTGGACGAGAACGTGGCGCGGCTGCACAACAGCACGGGACTCTTTATGACCGGCGGCGATCAGGTGCGCCTGTGCAAGCTTGTCGCCGGCACGGCCCTGGCCCGCGCCATGCAGCAGGCTTCAACCGCCGGGCGGCTGGTGATCGCAGGCACCAGCGCCGGGGCATCCGCCATGGGTGAGTGCATGATCGCCCGCGGCTACAGCGGTGAGCCGCCCAAGCGCAACATCGTGGAACTTTCCGAGGGACTCGGCCTTCTTAAAGATGTGATCGTCGATCAGCACTTTCACAACCGCAACCGTCTACCCAGGTTGATGACCGCGGTGGCCTCCCAACCTCACTGCATCGGCATCGGCATCGACGAGAACACCGCCGTGGTGCTGCACGGCGACGGCATCCTGGAGGTGATCGGCGAGGGGACCGTCACCGTGGTGGACGGCAGCGAATTGGTCTACAACACGATCAACGACATCCAGTCCTACCAGCCGCTCAGCGTCGGCAACTTCCGCATCGCGGTGATGGCCCAGGGGCTGCGCTACAACCTCCGTGAACGCCAAACGCTCTAA
- a CDS encoding ABC transporter permease has product MQTPVEPTAATLAPESFELVRGTSLWQDARRRLVKNKLAVASAVVFAIILAAVLVGPAIISMTWGYTYDQTNPETVYQAPSPAHWFGTDQLGRDILVRSLIGGQISLLVAVVASVVSLLIGVTYGAISGYLGGKVDEAMMRFVDILYSLPDIFLIIVLLAFFSKDLIVLFAMLGAISWLTMARIVRGQVLSIKNREFVEAARAIGVSTPKIIFRHIVPNTLGPVIVYTTLTIPSVMLTEAFLSFLGLGVQPPLSSWGTLVQEGVGAISVYPWHLIFPGLMMTVTLFSLNFLGDGLRDALDPQSRAD; this is encoded by the coding sequence ATGCAAACCCCGGTAGAACCCACCGCAGCTACGCTCGCCCCTGAGTCCTTCGAACTGGTCCGGGGCACCAGCCTCTGGCAGGACGCCCGGCGGCGGCTTGTCAAGAACAAACTGGCAGTGGCGAGTGCCGTCGTCTTTGCGATCATCCTGGCAGCCGTCCTGGTCGGTCCGGCGATCATCTCGATGACCTGGGGCTACACCTACGACCAGACCAATCCCGAAACCGTCTACCAGGCGCCCAGCCCGGCCCACTGGTTCGGCACCGACCAACTCGGCCGCGACATCCTGGTGCGCTCGCTCATCGGCGGTCAGATTTCGCTGTTGGTGGCGGTGGTGGCCTCGGTAGTCAGTTTATTGATTGGCGTCACCTACGGCGCCATCTCGGGCTACCTCGGCGGCAAGGTGGACGAGGCGATGATGCGCTTTGTCGATATTCTCTATTCGCTGCCGGACATTTTTCTCATCATCGTGCTGCTCGCGTTTTTCAGCAAAGACCTGATCGTCCTCTTTGCGATGCTGGGAGCGATTTCCTGGCTCACCATGGCCCGGATCGTGCGCGGCCAGGTGCTCTCCATCAAAAACCGCGAATTTGTCGAAGCGGCCCGCGCCATCGGGGTGAGCACCCCCAAAATCATCTTCCGGCACATCGTGCCCAACACCCTAGGGCCGGTGATCGTTTATACGACATTGACCATTCCGAGCGTCATGCTCACCGAGGCGTTCTTGAGCTTTCTGGGCCTTGGGGTGCAGCCGCCTCTTTCCAGTTGGGGGACGCTGGTGCAGGAGGGGGTGGGGGCGATTTCGGTCTATCCGTGGCACCTGATCTTTCCGGGGTTGATGATGACGGTGACGCTCTTTAGCCTCAACTTTTTGGGCGACGGCCTGCGCGATGCCCTCGATCCCCAATCGCGGGCCGACTGA
- a CDS encoding response regulator transcription factor gives MDATMRHQTVLVVDDAELIRETVGMALGEEGYSVVLAEDGRQALDLVRNSDKVDLIVLDLMLPHLNGLDLCRLLRREGNAVPILMLTAKGTETDRVVGLEVGADDYLPKPFGMRELIARCRAVLRRHTRTQTQDNSAVLRCGDLCMNTQECRVRVRDVEVDLSPKEFRLLELFMRNPRRVWSREQLIERVWGPDFMGDSKTVDVHIRWLREKLEADPSHPEYLVTVRGFGYRFG, from the coding sequence ATGGATGCAACGATGCGCCACCAGACGGTACTGGTGGTCGACGACGCAGAACTCATCCGCGAAACGGTGGGCATGGCCCTTGGCGAGGAAGGCTACAGCGTCGTGCTGGCCGAGGACGGCCGCCAGGCGCTCGATTTGGTCCGCAACTCCGATAAAGTCGATTTGATCGTGCTCGACTTGATGTTGCCCCATCTCAACGGCCTTGATCTGTGCCGTTTGCTGCGCCGCGAGGGTAACGCCGTGCCGATTTTGATGCTCACCGCCAAGGGCACCGAGACCGACCGGGTCGTGGGCCTCGAAGTGGGTGCCGACGACTATCTACCCAAGCCCTTTGGGATGCGCGAGCTGATTGCCCGCTGCCGGGCGGTGCTGCGCCGCCATACCCGCACCCAGACCCAGGACAACAGCGCTGTCCTGCGCTGCGGCGATCTGTGCATGAATACGCAAGAGTGCCGGGTGCGCGTGCGCGACGTCGAAGTCGATCTTTCTCCTAAAGAATTTCGTCTGTTGGAACTATTCATGCGCAACCCGCGCCGGGTATGGTCGCGCGAGCAGCTCATCGAGCGGGTCTGGGGACCGGATTTCATGGGCGACAGCAAAACCGTCGATGTCCATATTCGCTGGCTGCGCGAGAAGCTCGAGGCCGATCCCAGCCATCCCGAATATCTGGTGACGGTGCGGGGCTTCGGCTACCGCTTCGGCTAA
- a CDS encoding ABC transporter ATP-binding protein has protein sequence MAGPLLSVRNLQTSFFTREGEVRSVDDVSFDLEAGQTLGIVGESGSGKSVTSLSIMRLIPTPPGRIKGGQVFFDGQDLLRLSDREMRAIRGKRIAMIFQDPMSSLNPFLRIARQLTEISELHLGLDRRAARRRAIEMLELVGIPDAARRIDDYPHQFSGGMRQRVMIAMALSCDPQLLIADEPTTALDVTIQAQILELIKDLRNRLGTAVILITHDLGVVAGMADRVAVMYAGKIVESAPTDSLFARPAHPYTQGLLRSMPDPLQEVAELYQIPGLPPDMTCLPPGCAFAPRCPHAAELCAQPPETVAVGATHRSACWLNVRSETRA, from the coding sequence ATGGCTGGACCGCTGCTTTCTGTGCGCAACCTGCAGACCTCGTTTTTTACCCGCGAGGGCGAGGTGAGGTCAGTCGACGATGTGTCTTTTGATCTCGAAGCCGGGCAGACGCTGGGGATCGTGGGCGAATCGGGCAGCGGCAAATCGGTGACGAGTCTATCGATCATGCGCCTCATCCCGACGCCGCCCGGGCGCATCAAGGGCGGTCAGGTGTTCTTTGACGGCCAGGACCTGCTCAGACTGAGCGATCGAGAAATGCGCGCCATCCGCGGCAAGCGCATCGCGATGATCTTTCAAGATCCGATGAGTTCGCTCAATCCGTTTTTGCGCATCGCCCGGCAACTGACCGAAATTTCCGAGCTGCACCTGGGGCTCGACCGGCGCGCCGCCCGCAGGCGGGCCATCGAGATGCTCGAACTGGTGGGCATCCCCGACGCTGCGCGGCGCATCGACGACTATCCCCACCAGTTTTCCGGCGGCATGCGCCAGCGGGTGATGATCGCCATGGCCCTTTCGTGCGACCCGCAGCTGCTGATTGCCGACGAACCGACCACCGCCCTGGATGTCACCATCCAGGCGCAGATTCTGGAATTGATCAAAGACCTGCGCAATCGCCTCGGGACCGCCGTGATCTTGATCACCCACGACCTGGGTGTGGTGGCGGGCATGGCCGACCGGGTGGCGGTGATGTACGCGGGCAAAATCGTCGAATCCGCCCCGACGGACAGCCTTTTTGCCCGGCCCGCCCACCCTTACACCCAGGGGCTTTTGCGTTCGATGCCGGATCCTTTGCAGGAGGTCGCCGAGTTGTATCAGATTCCCGGCCTGCCCCCCGACATGACCTGCCTGCCGCCGGGGTGCGCCTTTGCCCCCCGCTGCCCCCACGCCGCCGAGCTGTGCGCCCAACCCCCCGAAACGGTGGCGGTGGGAGCGACTCACCGCTCCGCCTGCTGGCTCAACGTTCGGAGTGAGACCCGTGCCTGA